The proteins below are encoded in one region of Conger conger chromosome 17, fConCon1.1, whole genome shotgun sequence:
- the LOC133116742 gene encoding PI-PLC X domain-containing protein 1-like isoform X1, translated as MADETAALCRDISIKPQDHADWMSQLPEILRDEPLYNLAIPGSHDTMTYCLDLSSPLQESMPHALKVLDRIIPCIIRPCLSKWSTTQVQKISAQLDIGIRYFDLRIAHKEHDTTKALYCAHGVYTLLTVKDALKDIAEWLTSHPKEVLLLACSTFEGMNTVLHQDLILFLKSLFGSKIFPRTCEKPATLATFWKLGHQVIISYDHSAASGHEELWPKIPYWWANQIDPSGVLSYLKEQQKGGRPDGFFVAGLNLTEDTKYILTHPCQSIKSLTLQSSPQFLDWVKEQSPGPGSACLNIICGDFVGNSDLVSIVIDLNNKLAERLTS; from the exons ATGGCGGATGAAACGGCAGCACTTTGCAGAGACATTAGCATCAAACCGCAGGACCATGCGGACTGGATGTCCCAGCTACCAGAGATACTACGGGATGAACCCCTGTACAACCTCGCTATCCCAG GCAGCCATGACACTATGACCTACTGCTTGGACCTGAGTTCCCCACTGCAGGAGTCGATGCCCCATGCGCTGAAAGTACTGGACCGAATTATTCCCTGCATCATCCGGCCGTGTTTGTCAAAGTGGAGCACCACTCAG GTGCAGAAAATCTCTGCCCAGCTAGACATTGGGATAAGGTACTTTGATCTCAGGATCGCCCATAAGGAGCATGACACCACCAAGGCCCTATACTGTGCCCATGGTGTTTACACTCTCCTGACAGTGAAG GACGCACTCAAGGACATCGCAGAGTGGCTCACCTCCCACCCGAAGGAGGTGCTGCTCCTCGCCTGCTCCACGTTTGAAGGGATGAACACAGTCCTGCACCAAGACTTAATTCTCTTTCTGAAGAGCCTGTTCGGAAGCAAGATCTTCCCAAGAACATGTGAG AAACCTGCTACCCTGGCAACGTTCTGGAAGCTGGGCCACCAGGTCATTATCTCTTATGATCACTCGGCTGCCTCTGGTCACGAGGAGCTGTGGCCAAAAATCCCGTACTGGTGGGCGAACCAGATCGACCCTAGTGGGGTCCTCTCTTATCTGAAGGAACAGCAGAAGGGCGGAAGGCCAG ACGGATTCTTCGTGGCAGGCCTGAACCTTACTGAAGACACCAAGTATATCCTCACACATCCCTGCCAGTCCATTAAGTCTCTGACGCTCCAGAGTTCCCCTCAGTTTTTGGACTGGGTCAAGGAGCAGTCTCCCGGACCGGGCTCCGCCTGTCTGAATATCATCTGTGGGGATTTTGTTGGCAACAGCGATTTAGTTTCCATTGTCATTGACCTCAATAACAAACTTGCCGAGAGACTGACTTCATGA
- the LOC133116742 gene encoding PI-PLC X domain-containing protein 1-like isoform X2, with protein sequence MTYCLDLSSPLQESMPHALKVLDRIIPCIIRPCLSKWSTTQVQKISAQLDIGIRYFDLRIAHKEHDTTKALYCAHGVYTLLTVKDALKDIAEWLTSHPKEVLLLACSTFEGMNTVLHQDLILFLKSLFGSKIFPRTCEKPATLATFWKLGHQVIISYDHSAASGHEELWPKIPYWWANQIDPSGVLSYLKEQQKGGRPDGFFVAGLNLTEDTKYILTHPCQSIKSLTLQSSPQFLDWVKEQSPGPGSACLNIICGDFVGNSDLVSIVIDLNNKLAERLTS encoded by the exons ATGACCTACTGCTTGGACCTGAGTTCCCCACTGCAGGAGTCGATGCCCCATGCGCTGAAAGTACTGGACCGAATTATTCCCTGCATCATCCGGCCGTGTTTGTCAAAGTGGAGCACCACTCAG GTGCAGAAAATCTCTGCCCAGCTAGACATTGGGATAAGGTACTTTGATCTCAGGATCGCCCATAAGGAGCATGACACCACCAAGGCCCTATACTGTGCCCATGGTGTTTACACTCTCCTGACAGTGAAG GACGCACTCAAGGACATCGCAGAGTGGCTCACCTCCCACCCGAAGGAGGTGCTGCTCCTCGCCTGCTCCACGTTTGAAGGGATGAACACAGTCCTGCACCAAGACTTAATTCTCTTTCTGAAGAGCCTGTTCGGAAGCAAGATCTTCCCAAGAACATGTGAG AAACCTGCTACCCTGGCAACGTTCTGGAAGCTGGGCCACCAGGTCATTATCTCTTATGATCACTCGGCTGCCTCTGGTCACGAGGAGCTGTGGCCAAAAATCCCGTACTGGTGGGCGAACCAGATCGACCCTAGTGGGGTCCTCTCTTATCTGAAGGAACAGCAGAAGGGCGGAAGGCCAG ACGGATTCTTCGTGGCAGGCCTGAACCTTACTGAAGACACCAAGTATATCCTCACACATCCCTGCCAGTCCATTAAGTCTCTGACGCTCCAGAGTTCCCCTCAGTTTTTGGACTGGGTCAAGGAGCAGTCTCCCGGACCGGGCTCCGCCTGTCTGAATATCATCTGTGGGGATTTTGTTGGCAACAGCGATTTAGTTTCCATTGTCATTGACCTCAATAACAAACTTGCCGAGAGACTGACTTCATGA
- the LOC133117081 gene encoding PI-PLC X domain-containing protein 1-like isoform X2, translated as MALSTVNDQNCEDWMSRLSPKLWNIPLYNLAIPGSHDTMSYCLDISSPLVRSESQSFRLVDGLFYCLTRPIIYKWTTTQESDVVEQLNAGIRYFDLRIASKQHDSSGDLYFTHVIYTSAKVLETMEKIAVWLDSHPKEIVILACSHFEGLSEKCHERFILNLRRIFGRKLCPSKAPGPAVLRGRGRSQTPGTLARHSVLVGKPAHCPGSHHLPGPAEGEGTPRGLLRVRPEPDGRKALHRAAPLRLPAEDQPGEPRVSAGLAEAAAPRPKL; from the exons ATGGCTTTGTCTACTGTGAATGACCAGAATTGCGAAGACTGGATGTCAAGACTCTCGCCAAAACTGTGGAACATTCCCCTTTACAACCTTGCCATTccag GCAGCCATGATACAATGAGCTATTGCCTGGACATCAGTTCCCCACTGGTCAGATCTGAGTCCCAATCTTTCAGACTGGTGGATGGCCTCTTTTACTGCCTGACCCGTCCCATCATATACAAATGGACAACAACACAG GAGAGCGATGTCGTGGAACAGCTGAATGCGGGAATTCGATACTTTGACCTCCGAATTGCTTCCAAACAACACGATTCCTCCGGCGACCTTTACTTCACTCATGTCATCTACACGTCGGCGAAGGTGCTG GAAACCATGGAGAAGATTGCAGTGTGGCTTGACTCCCACCCAAAGGAGATCGTTATCTTGgcatgcagccattttgaaggcCTCAGTGAAAAGTGTCACGAGCGATTCATCCTTAACTTGAGGAGGATTTTTGGCCGTAAACTCTGCCCGTCCAAG GCACCAGGTCCTGCTGTCCTACGAGGACGAGGCCGCAGCCAGACACCGGGAACTCTGGCCAGACATTCCGTATTGGTGGGCAAACCAGCGCACTGCCCTGGGAGTCACCACCTACCTGGACCGGCAGAGGGAGAAGGGACGCCCAG AGGACTTCTTCGTGTGCGGCCTGAACCTGACGGCCGAAAGGCGCTACATCGTGCAGCACCCCTGCGCCTCCCTGCTGAAGATCAGCCTGGAGAACCACGAGTCTCTGCTGGACTGGCTGAGGCAGCAGCACCCCGGCCCAAGCTCTGA
- the LOC133117081 gene encoding PI-PLC X domain-containing protein 1-like isoform X1, protein MALSTVNDQNCEDWMSRLSPKLWNIPLYNLAIPGSHDTMSYCLDISSPLVRSESQSFRLVDGLFYCLTRPIIYKWTTTQESDVVEQLNAGIRYFDLRIASKQHDSSGDLYFTHVIYTSAKVLETMEKIAVWLDSHPKEIVILACSHFEGLSEKCHERFILNLRRIFGRKLCPSKGSDLTLGGLWRSRHQVLLSYEDEAAARHRELWPDIPYWWANQRTALGVTTYLDRQREKGRPEDFFVCGLNLTAERRYIVQHPCASLLKISLENHESLLDWLRQQHPGPSSDSVNIVAGDFVGTAPFCDLVISLNEKLARPAAYTEPVL, encoded by the exons ATGGCTTTGTCTACTGTGAATGACCAGAATTGCGAAGACTGGATGTCAAGACTCTCGCCAAAACTGTGGAACATTCCCCTTTACAACCTTGCCATTccag GCAGCCATGATACAATGAGCTATTGCCTGGACATCAGTTCCCCACTGGTCAGATCTGAGTCCCAATCTTTCAGACTGGTGGATGGCCTCTTTTACTGCCTGACCCGTCCCATCATATACAAATGGACAACAACACAG GAGAGCGATGTCGTGGAACAGCTGAATGCGGGAATTCGATACTTTGACCTCCGAATTGCTTCCAAACAACACGATTCCTCCGGCGACCTTTACTTCACTCATGTCATCTACACGTCGGCGAAGGTGCTG GAAACCATGGAGAAGATTGCAGTGTGGCTTGACTCCCACCCAAAGGAGATCGTTATCTTGgcatgcagccattttgaaggcCTCAGTGAAAAGTGTCACGAGCGATTCATCCTTAACTTGAGGAGGATTTTTGGCCGTAAACTCTGCCCGTCCAAG GGCTCTGACCTAACCCTGGGGGGCCTCTGGAGGTCCAGGCACCAGGTCCTGCTGTCCTACGAGGACGAGGCCGCAGCCAGACACCGGGAACTCTGGCCAGACATTCCGTATTGGTGGGCAAACCAGCGCACTGCCCTGGGAGTCACCACCTACCTGGACCGGCAGAGGGAGAAGGGACGCCCAG AGGACTTCTTCGTGTGCGGCCTGAACCTGACGGCCGAAAGGCGCTACATCGTGCAGCACCCCTGCGCCTCCCTGCTGAAGATCAGCCTGGAGAACCACGAGTCTCTGCTGGACTGGCTGAGGCAGCAGCACCCCGGCCCAAGCTCTGACAGCGTCAACATCGTCGCCGGGGACTTCGTGGGGACCGCGCCCTTCTGCGATCTCGTGATCTCGCTCAACGAGAAGCTGGCTCGGCCCGCCGCGTACACAGAGCCCGTCCTGTAG